The following proteins come from a genomic window of Eleginops maclovinus isolate JMC-PN-2008 ecotype Puerto Natales chromosome 8, JC_Emac_rtc_rv5, whole genome shotgun sequence:
- the LOC134868256 gene encoding uncharacterized protein LOC134868256: MPERCVAAYCSNTRENGFTLHRFPKDPALCELWTQQVCRTRAGPKGTVWKPSSSSVLCSAHFEEECYDSIPALKEQLGIDVRLKKVLLPNSVPRIFHRGTSSRLAPGANGDVKSRRSHALEKRQRLEVLQECQSEYVAEEESDDFPDGDPSTDVNSTEDQHSDFSVQVCLRPPTRTVAMQFKGRGRTKGVQATTSMVTVGTQTEDDCFCFHNTDNSTSCGSDSDDNMSTDDPDYKLPSSDDSAEESPEHNTPPVPPPEAPAGSVFLVFWECLVTLLSTWCSCGLCGSRSLSWQCKEVGTQLQVTIQCGGCGNQGLWNSQPFFGRTAAGNVLLSAAILFSGATVTKVLRVLSRLGVAVMSERSFFRHQDQVLFKAVKRVWGEQQFAMLCLLQAEGEPIVCGGDGRADTPGHCAKYGTYSTMELRKTAVIDVQLVQSNEVGGSYHMEKVGLQRSLEKVQGFVDVGTLVTDRHIGINMMIREDHPDITHQFDIWHVAKSVKKKLQSLGQTRGCQDLKPWVGSIINHLYWSVVSTPPGSGQLVVDKWTSVIDHIHNRHTGFEGLFSSCAHGVLEGREQRKPWLSCHTKVSIEVEKIIRNKRLCADIQRLSPSHQTSYLEAFHSVITHFAPKMCHFSYKGMESRGILAALHFNENANREQRSRHDGEMMFNLRYPKYKKGGYIVRKVLQEPSFGYAEELMRMVEAMCRGEDYNGDDFDIPDPSPVTEPLNASFEKPDKRAAVNAHMTRFSITNNT; this comes from the exons atgcctgagcggtgtgttgcagcgtattgttcaaacaccagggagaacggttttacccttcatcggtttccgaaagaccctgctttgtgtgaactctggacgcaacaagtttgtaggacaagagctggtccgaaaggaacagtatggaagccaagctcgtcgtctgtactttgctcagcgcattttgaagaggagtgctacgactcgatccccgctctgaaggagcagcttggtATTGATGTTCGTCTGAAGAAGGTTTTGCTGCCCAATTCGGTTCCGCGTATATTTCATCGAGGGACAAGCTCGAGGTTAGCCCCGGGGGCGAACGGCGACGTCAAGAGCCGGAGGTCTcatgctctggagaaaaggcagagattggag gtacTACAGGAATGCCAGTCTGAGTATgttgctgaagaggaaagcgaTGACTTTCCTGACGGGGACCCATCTACTGAT gtgaaTTCAACAGAAGATCAGCACAGTGACTTTTCCGTTCAAGTGTGTCTGAGGCCACCAACAAGGACGGTGGCTATGCAGTTCAAAGGAAGGGGACGGactaaag gtgTGCAGGCTACTACATCAATGGTCACTGTTGGGACTCAGACTGAGGAtgactgcttttgctttcacaacACCGACAACTCAACCTCTTGTGGCTCTGACTCAGATGACAACATGTCGACAGATGATCCCGACTACAAGCTGCCGTCCTCTGATGATTCAGCTGAAGAGAGTCCTGAACACAATACTCCACCAGTGCCGCCACCTGAGGCGCCAGCAGGTAgcgtttttcttgtgttctggGAATGCCTGGTGACGCTGTTGTCAACATGGTGCAGCTGTGGACTTTGTGGGAGCAGGTCACTGTCCTGGCAGTGTAAAGAAGTAGGAACACAGTTGCAGGTCACCATCCAGTGCGGGGGATGTGGGAACCAAGGACTATGGAACAGTCAACCTTTCTTCGGCAGAACAGCAGCtgggaatgtgttgttgtccgcTGCCATTCTCTTCAGTGGGGCCACTGTCACCAAGGTGCTGCGTGTCCTATCCAGATTGGGCGTTGCTGTGATGTCGGAAAGATCGTTCTTCAGACATCAGGACCAGGTGcttttcaaagctgtgaagcGAGTTTGGGGCGAGCAGCAGTTTGCCATGCTCTGTCTGCTACAGGCAGAAGGGGAACCCATCGTGTGTGGTGGTGACGGGCGTGCCGACACCCCAGGGCATTGCGCTAAGTACGGCACCTACTCAACAATGGAGCTCCggaaaacagctgttattgaCGTACAACTTGTACag agcaATGAGGTTGGAGGGTCCTACCACATGGAGAAAGTGGGACTGCAGCGATCCCTTGAGAAAGTCCAGGGCTTTGTGGATGTCGGAACTctcgtgacagacagacacataggcATCAACATGATGATTAGAGAGGACCATCCAGACATCACGCACCAGTTTGACATATGGCATGTAGCCAAGA gtgtcaagaagaagctgcagagccttGGACAAACTAGAGGTTGCCAGGACCTCAAACCCTGGGTGGGAAGTATTATAAACCATCTGTACTGGTCCGTGGTCTCGACGCCTCCTGGCAGTGGACAACTTGTGGTGGACAAATGGACATCAGTCATCGATCACATCCACAACAGGCACACCGGGTTCGAGGGACTGTTCTCTTCTTGTGCGCACGGAGTCCTGGAAGGCAGGGAACAGCGTAAACCGTGGCTGAGTTGTC ATACGAAGGTGTCTATTGAAGTGGAGAAGATCATCCGGAACAAGAGGCTGTGTGCAGATATACAACGCCTGTCCCCGTCACACCAGACATCCTACCTCGAAGCATTCCATAGCGTGATTACCCACTTTGCGCCAAAGATGTGCCACTTTTCATACAAAGGGATGGAGAGCAG agggatcctggctgctttgcatttcaacgaGAATGCCAACAGGGAGCAGCGGAGCAGACACGATGGCGAGATGATGTTCAACCTGCGGTATCCAAAGTATAAGAAGGGCGGCTACATTGTGAGGAAAGTCTTACAGGAGCCATCTTTTG GCTatgctgaagagctgatgcgGATGGTGGAGGCCATGTGTCGAGGTGAGGACTACAACGGTGATGACTTTGACATCCCAGACCCGTCCCCTGTTACAGAGCCACTCAATGCATCATTCGAAAAGCCGGATAAGAGGGCAGCAGTCAATGCACATATGACCCGCTTtagcattacaaataacacctaa
- the LOC134868255 gene encoding 52 kDa repressor of the inhibitor of the protein kinase-like, with the protein MSFFCCIYLVSQHVEGELPAASSSSNETALPGNSAVEEQRDAAAPEVAEDVRVRQAAECEVAQPSSVLDSDLGFFIDATKSIEEIAQAVCQMSDGQKYNLVKNHVRPSKHFIFPTTFIGGCNRAFRYDWFEEHGWWLVYSMKLDGAFCICCALFLNATERKQSTSLINAPFSKWHKKTKIIGSHQSKANHLVAFERAKLFRQSHENPNTRISVRMDSAKETNIKENRHILKCVAEAVLYCGRQCIALRGSAEQQHCSGNPGNFLALLKLLSNHDEKLKQHLEKPKLKNATYLSPQSQNEMIDVIGKHMIQAKIVEEVRHAQMYTVLADEVTSHNEELMPMCVRFVDKDLNIREELLEICTLPRITGRHIASAIKDVLSHLSIEIADCRGQGYDGASNMSSENVGVQALIKKDAPKAVYMHCNGHCLNLVIARSCALPVVRNMIDKMKYIVMFFTCSPKREHLLKEVVDKEAHSTGKRKPLIDLSRTRWAARHDAYSHFYSAFVFIIKALEVMAQGLHTEEYSEDVTSGWEGKYKAEAYGLLSGLQNFGFILTFLTVYQVLSHLAGITVKLQSTSLDIIEAFSMVDEVKSVYKELRETIDDDFNQIYEQAVRMAAQVNVEPTQPRAAGRQKHRENVPAEGVKEYYLRNMTIPFLDHVISEFESRFSPLSVTASRLMGLIPSVQCNSDVTVDISEAVALYQDDLPSPEVIDQELKRWKLKWQVKALHQRPSSCASAIKECDEMMYPNIFKLLKIACTLPVTSCECERSASVLRRLNTFMRSSMGEDRMSSLALIHTHYDMALDLDEAVDLYSKMHPRRLELMSVLMQ; encoded by the coding sequence atgtctttcttttgctgtatttatttagtgagtcagcatgtggagggtgagctaccagcagctagtagtagcagcaatgaaacagccttgccaggtaacagtgcagtggaagagcagagagatgcagcagctcctgaagtggctgaggatgtgagagtgagacaggcagcagaatgtgaggtagcccagccgagctctgtacttgacagtgaccttggcttcttcatagatgcaaccaaatctattgaggaaatagcacaggctgtgtgtcagatgtctgatggccaaaagtacaatttggtgaaaaaccacgtcagaccttcgaaacatttcattttcccaactacatttattggtgggtgcaacagggcattcaggtatgattggtttgaggagcatggatggtggctggtttacagcatgaaactcgatggcgctttctgcatatgctgtgctctctttctcaatgccacagagaggaaacagtcaacttcactgataaatgcgcccttcagtaaatggcataagaaaacgaagataattggaagccaccaatcgaaagcaaaccatttagtggcatttgaaagagcaaaactgtttcgacagtcacatgaaaaccccaatacccggatatcagtccgtatggacagtgcaaaggagaccaacatcaaagagaacaggcacattctcaagtgcgttgcagaggctgttctctactgtggccgtcaatgcattgcactgagaggatcagctgagcagcagcattgtagtggcaatcctgggaatttcttggccctattgaaactgctttcaaatcacgatgaaaagctgaagcagcatttggagaaaccaaagctaaaaaatgccacatatctatcacctcaaagccaaaatgaaatgattgatgtaatagggaagcacatgattcaggccaagatcgtggaagaggtcaggcatgctcagatgtacacagtcctagctgatgaggtcacatcccataatgaagagctgatgccaatgtgtgttcgcttcgtggacaaagacttaaatatcagagaggagttgcttgagatttgtactttgccacggatcacaggtcgccacattgcaagcgcgatcaaagatgtgctgagtcatctaagcatagagattgctgactgtcgaggccaggggtacgatggcgccagcaatatgagcagcgaaaatgttggcgttcaagctttgataaaaaaggatgcgcctaaggcagtttatatgcactgcaatgggcattgcttgaaccttgtcattgcacgctcttgtgctcttccagttgtgcgcaacatgattgataagatgaagtacatcgtcatgttcttcacctgcagcccgaagagggaacaccttctcaaggaggttgtagataaggaggcacattctaccggaaagcggaagcccctgattgacctcagccgcacaagatgggcagcacggcatgatgcctacagtcacttctacagtgcctttgtcttcattattaaGGCTCTGGAAGTCATGGCACAGGGTCTCcatacagaggagtacagtgaAGATGTCACCAGTGGATGGGAGGGCAAGTACAAAGCAGAGGCCTATGGTCTCTTGAGTGGGCtacaaaactttggattcatcctCACATTCCTCACCGTATACCAAGTTTTATCCCACCTGGCGGGCATCACGGTGAAACTGCAAAGCACCTCACTCGACATCATCGAGGCATTTAGCATGGTTGATGAGGTGAAGTCTGTCTACAAGGAGCTCCGCGAGACCATCGACGACGACTTCAATCAAATCTACGAACAAGCAGTTAGGATGGCTGCTCAGGTCAACGTGGAACCAACCCAGCCGAGAGCAGCtggaaggcagaaacacagggaaaatgtacccgctgaaggagtgaaggagtACTATCTCCGGAACATGACGATACCCTTCTTAGACCATGTCATTTCAGAGTTTGAGTCCAGATTTAGTCCCCTCTCTGTGACCGCATCAAGGCTCATGGGCCTAATTCCATCTGTCCAGTGCAACTCAGATGTAACGGTggacatctctgaagcagtcgctctgtaccaagatgacttgccatcaccagaggtcattgaccaggagctgaaacggtggaagttgaagtggcaggtcaaagcattacaccaaagaccaagctcatgtgcctcagctatcaaagagtgtgatgagatgatgtatccgaacatcttcaaactcctgaaaattgcatgcaccttgccagtgacctcctgcgaatgtgagaggtctgccagtgttctccggagactcaacacattcatgcggagcagcatgggagaggaccgcatgtcatccttggctctcatccatacccactacgacatggctctggatctggatgaagctgtcgatctatactcaaaaatgcacccaagacgattggagctgatgagcgttctgatgcaatag